Proteins encoded in a region of the Streptomyces sp. NBC_00310 genome:
- a CDS encoding TIR domain-containing protein, with protein sequence MADKKVVFVAFAIEDERQRDFLKGQSLHPRAPFEFIDMSVKEPYDSNWKDRVRTRIRRSHGVIVLVSKNSLTSSGQRWEIQCAKEEGKSIRGIWAYANDRTAIPGVSTVTWTDVNIANFIDSL encoded by the coding sequence GTGGCAGACAAAAAGGTGGTCTTCGTGGCGTTCGCCATCGAGGATGAGCGCCAGAGAGACTTCCTGAAGGGACAGTCCCTGCACCCGCGAGCTCCTTTCGAGTTCATCGACATGTCGGTGAAGGAGCCCTATGACAGCAACTGGAAAGATCGAGTGCGCACTCGAATTCGGCGCTCTCATGGAGTCATTGTTTTGGTCAGCAAGAACTCCCTGACGTCGAGCGGGCAAAGGTGGGAAATTCAATGCGCCAAAGAAGAGGGAAAGTCAATTCGAGGCATCTGGGCTTACGCTAATGACCGTACGGCAATTCCTGGTGTGAGTACAGTAACGTGGACTGACGTGAACATTGCTAACTTCATCGACTCCCTGTAG
- a CDS encoding DUF6338 family protein — MPTTITGLVLLVVLLLPGLTFVIVRERKGSERRPTPFRETGAVVFCSILTELAALVLFAALRGLRPDLTPDIGRLIREGATYARAHYAELVWWAGGMLALACVLAAVMAAIAGRKPHSSAMSAWWVMFEKWFPGENPLVGCILDDGSYIEGRQASFNISSDDLPDRDLVLIQPLKYRAPGATETHDFPWGAACISARRIVTMFVSYSLAPEQEEGEEGATQASAPAVS, encoded by the coding sequence GTGCCCACCACCATCACAGGTTTGGTTCTGCTCGTTGTCCTGCTGCTGCCGGGCCTCACGTTTGTCATCGTCCGGGAACGTAAGGGGAGTGAACGTCGTCCAACGCCCTTTCGGGAGACTGGCGCAGTGGTGTTCTGCAGCATTCTGACCGAGCTTGCTGCACTGGTGCTCTTCGCGGCACTGCGCGGGCTTAGGCCCGATCTGACGCCGGATATCGGACGGCTGATCCGGGAGGGCGCCACCTACGCACGGGCCCACTATGCCGAGCTGGTGTGGTGGGCGGGAGGCATGCTAGCGCTTGCATGCGTTCTGGCTGCGGTAATGGCAGCCATCGCAGGGCGCAAACCACATTCATCTGCGATGTCAGCGTGGTGGGTCATGTTTGAGAAATGGTTTCCGGGAGAAAACCCGCTCGTGGGGTGCATCCTGGATGACGGTTCGTACATCGAGGGGCGACAGGCATCGTTCAACATAAGTTCTGACGATTTGCCAGACAGAGACTTGGTGCTGATCCAGCCGCTGAAGTACCGGGCCCCCGGCGCAACCGAGACGCATGACTTTCCGTGGGGAGCGGCATGTATCTCAGCGCGCCGGATCGTCACGATGTTTGTCAGCTACTCCCTTGCCCCTGAGCAGGAGGAGGGGGAGGAGGGGGCGACGCAGGCGTCCGCCCCGGCTGTTTCGTAG